From one Microbacterium sp. 10M-3C3 genomic stretch:
- the ftsX gene encoding permease-like cell division protein FtsX, which produces MRIGLILSEAFTGLRRNASMVISVVLVTFVSLTFVGAAILMQMQIGKMQQFWSDRAQVSVYMCTSVSDAASCTTGVASEDQITAVREKLEGPALAPLIRDFTFLDNQQAYEAATEQLGEEYADLLTPDQINATFSINLVDQSQSNVIAEAFNNMDGVEQVKDQLQYLEPLFNALTVATYIAVGIAALMLIAAVLLIATTIRLSAFARRREIGIMRLVGASNRFIQTPFVLEGVLAALIGSALASGAIWAMVNFGVEDYLRNRVTFITSWVGQGDVALVIPVVVIVGVVLSALSAGFAIRRWLRT; this is translated from the coding sequence ATGGTCATCTCCGTGGTTCTCGTGACGTTCGTCTCGCTCACGTTCGTGGGCGCCGCGATCCTCATGCAGATGCAGATCGGCAAGATGCAGCAGTTCTGGTCGGACCGCGCGCAGGTCTCGGTCTACATGTGCACGAGCGTGTCGGATGCCGCGTCCTGCACGACCGGCGTCGCCTCCGAGGACCAGATCACGGCCGTGCGCGAGAAGCTCGAGGGGCCGGCGCTCGCGCCGCTCATCCGCGATTTCACGTTCCTCGACAACCAGCAGGCGTACGAGGCGGCCACCGAGCAGCTCGGCGAGGAGTACGCCGACCTGCTCACGCCCGACCAGATCAACGCGACGTTCTCGATCAACCTCGTCGATCAGAGCCAGTCGAACGTCATCGCCGAGGCGTTCAACAACATGGACGGCGTCGAACAGGTGAAGGATCAGCTCCAGTACCTCGAGCCGCTCTTCAACGCCCTCACCGTCGCGACCTACATCGCCGTCGGCATCGCCGCCCTCATGCTCATCGCGGCCGTGCTGCTCATCGCCACGACCATCCGCCTGTCGGCGTTCGCGCGAAGACGGGAGATCGGCATCATGAGGCTCGTGGGGGCGTCCAACCGGTTCATCCAGACGCCGTTCGTGCTCGAGGGCGTGCTCGCGGCGCTCATCGGCTCGGCGCTCGCGAGCGGCGCGATCTGGGCGATGGTCAACTTCGGCGTCGAGGACTACCTGCGCAATCGCGTGACCTTCATCACGTCGTGGGTCGGGCAGGGCGACGTCGCGCTCGTGATCCCCGTCGTCGTCATCGTCGGCGTCGTGCTGTCGGCGCTGTCGGCCGGCTTCGCGATCCGTCGCTGGCTGCGCACCTGA